The Trichosurus vulpecula isolate mTriVul1 chromosome 3, mTriVul1.pri, whole genome shotgun sequence genome includes a window with the following:
- the RNF224 gene encoding RING finger protein 224 has product MLHVEGVTDSEAILAKEKPSEVGVRRNDCIICYSSYDLAGRLPRRLYCGHTFCQACVRRLDTPAHEQRWIPCPQCRQSTPTPRGGVAMLDLDLAAFLAVKAERDPPRGEPWSPTPHKGSPPKPSSVITQQPASHCPTLGPQPSFPRQGCCWGCCLCCEPEGTPEV; this is encoded by the coding sequence ATGTTGCATGTAGAAGGAGTCACTGACAGTGAGGCTATCCTTGCTAAGGAGAAACCTTCCGAAGTGGGGGTCCGCCGAAATGACTGCATCATCTGCTATTCCTCCTATGACCTGGCTGGCCGCCTTCCACGCCGTCTCTACTGTGGTCACACTTTCTGTCAGGCTTGTGTCCGGCGCCTGGACACACCAGCTCATGAACAGCGATGGATCCCCTGCCCTCAGTGCCGCCAGAGCACACCCACACCCAGAGGTGGTGTGGCCATGCTGGACCTTGATCTGGCTGCCTTCCTGGCTGTGAAGGCAGAGCGGGACCCCCCCCGAGGAGAGCCCTGGTCCCCCACTCCCCACAAAGGCAGCCCTCCCAAGCCTAGCTCTGTGATCACCCAGCAACCGGCCAGCCATTGTCCAACGCTAGGCCCTCAGCCCAGCTTCCCCCGACAGGGTTGCTGTTGGGGCTGCTGCCTATGCTGTGAGCCTGAGGGCACCCCTGAAGTCTAA